From one Luteolibacter sp. Y139 genomic stretch:
- a CDS encoding Hsp33 family molecular chaperone HslO, whose amino-acid sequence MEEPEQVSVEEYVRVESIFVRHRNALILRAQFVPIYTDYYLHLMQHGIRHPGELDQMLKDFLAGITLHAVARPWAETIAWTVSLRAPRVNVFVTAGSTEESVVGRLFTEDVREPDRHYFYSQTISRSLPEPRLSTLEVDDRDPLHWVERYYEQSEQRPARMFRHDDEVFTLVTAQPDCDEEWLSKLDAEAVEKIEETEETTLLETRRFHFHCGCTLAQILPVLGSWRERKDDLFEDADVITVQCPRCAARYRVTRDMI is encoded by the coding sequence GTGGAAGAGCCGGAGCAGGTCAGCGTCGAGGAGTATGTCAGGGTCGAATCCATCTTCGTCCGTCATCGCAACGCCTTGATCCTGCGTGCTCAATTCGTACCGATCTACACGGACTACTACCTGCACCTGATGCAGCACGGCATCCGCCACCCCGGCGAACTGGACCAGATGCTGAAGGACTTCCTCGCCGGCATCACTCTCCACGCCGTCGCCCGGCCATGGGCGGAGACGATCGCTTGGACCGTCAGCCTACGCGCCCCGCGGGTGAATGTCTTCGTGACCGCCGGTTCGACCGAGGAATCCGTCGTCGGACGCCTCTTCACCGAGGACGTCCGCGAGCCGGATCGCCACTACTTCTACTCCCAGACCATCTCCCGCAGCCTGCCCGAGCCGCGGCTTTCCACGCTGGAGGTGGACGACCGCGACCCACTCCACTGGGTCGAGCGCTACTACGAGCAATCCGAGCAGCGACCGGCCCGGATGTTCCGTCACGACGACGAAGTCTTCACGCTCGTCACCGCCCAGCCGGATTGCGACGAGGAATGGCTCTCCAAGCTCGACGCGGAGGCCGTCGAGAAGATCGAGGAAACGGAAGAAACGACTCTGCTGGAGACCCGGCGCTTCCACTTCCATTGCGGCTGCACCCTCGCCCAAATCCTCCCCGTGCTCGGCTCGTGGCGGGAGCGGAAGGACGATCTCTTTGAGGACGCCGACGTCATCACCGTCCAGTGCCCGCGCTGCGCAGCGCGATACCGGGTGACGCGGGATATGATCTAA
- a CDS encoding sulfurtransferase, giving the protein MPAVTNISCYRFACMDGLKALRERLIGFCKERLLKGTILLAPEGINLFIAGPAEAVEELVNELRALPGLEDLAPKYSLSDEQPFSRMLVRLKKEIIAFGVESIDPAKYTSPRIEAKQLKQWLDEGKPVVLYDTRNDYEVRLGTFKNAIPAGIDSFRNFPAAVAALPPEMKDAPVVTFCTGGIRCEKAAPFMEQAGFREVYQLEGGILKYFEEVGGDHYDGECFVFDQRVGVDPALSETGSAVCFACQTPLTAEEQEDPRHVANVSCPHCYKSDADQIQERIAARHEALKRVTSPLPGSVPYENRRPIRIPGEQDGKTILEVLESVFAHVDFEWAEKLANGGVLDPQGRPASPDQVVRAGEEWIRVFPGTVEPEVNAAIEVLYEDEAIIVLNKPAPLPMHSCGRFHRNTLTHFLHEAWDPEKPRPAHRLDANTSGVVVCARTRHFAKLLQPQFSRGEVEKVYLARVHGHPAEDEFTVDAAISDEACVAGAREIAEEGLESKTVFRVVQRDEDGTALLEVRPLTGRTNQIRIHLWHAGHPIVGDPNYLQDGKRGDTQTLSVEDPAMQLHAWKIEFRHPLSGALAHHSATLPEWMGEVVLEK; this is encoded by the coding sequence GTGCCCGCCGTCACGAACATTTCCTGCTACCGCTTCGCCTGCATGGACGGGCTCAAGGCCCTGCGTGAACGCCTGATCGGCTTCTGCAAAGAGCGTTTGCTGAAGGGCACCATCCTGCTGGCTCCGGAGGGGATTAATCTCTTCATCGCGGGTCCGGCGGAGGCGGTTGAGGAACTGGTGAATGAATTGCGTGCGCTGCCGGGGCTTGAGGATCTGGCTCCGAAATACAGCCTCAGCGATGAGCAGCCGTTCTCACGGATGCTGGTGCGCTTGAAGAAGGAGATCATTGCCTTCGGAGTGGAGAGCATCGATCCGGCGAAGTACACCTCACCGAGGATCGAGGCGAAGCAGCTCAAGCAGTGGCTGGATGAAGGCAAACCGGTGGTGCTCTACGACACCCGCAATGACTATGAGGTGAGGCTTGGCACCTTTAAGAATGCGATCCCGGCGGGCATCGATAGCTTCCGCAATTTTCCCGCCGCAGTCGCCGCGCTGCCGCCGGAGATGAAGGATGCGCCGGTGGTCACGTTTTGTACGGGAGGGATTCGTTGTGAGAAGGCCGCGCCATTCATGGAGCAGGCGGGCTTCCGGGAGGTGTATCAACTCGAAGGCGGCATCCTGAAATATTTCGAGGAGGTCGGCGGCGATCACTACGATGGAGAGTGCTTTGTCTTCGATCAACGGGTCGGGGTCGATCCTGCTTTGAGTGAGACGGGCTCAGCGGTTTGCTTTGCCTGCCAGACACCGCTCACGGCCGAGGAACAGGAAGACCCGCGTCACGTGGCGAACGTGTCGTGTCCTCATTGCTACAAGTCGGATGCCGATCAAATCCAGGAGCGTATTGCGGCCCGGCATGAGGCCTTGAAGCGGGTGACGAGTCCGCTGCCGGGCAGTGTTCCCTATGAAAATCGGCGGCCGATCCGCATTCCCGGCGAGCAGGATGGGAAGACGATCCTGGAGGTGCTGGAGAGCGTTTTCGCCCACGTGGATTTTGAGTGGGCGGAGAAGTTGGCCAATGGCGGCGTGCTTGATCCGCAAGGTCGGCCCGCATCACCGGATCAAGTCGTTCGTGCGGGTGAAGAGTGGATCCGGGTGTTTCCCGGGACGGTGGAGCCGGAGGTGAATGCGGCGATCGAAGTGCTGTATGAGGACGAGGCGATCATCGTGCTGAACAAGCCCGCGCCGCTTCCGATGCATTCGTGCGGCCGTTTTCATCGGAATACGCTTACTCATTTCCTGCATGAGGCTTGGGATCCGGAGAAGCCGCGACCGGCACACCGTCTTGACGCCAATACGAGCGGGGTCGTCGTGTGCGCCCGGACACGGCATTTCGCCAAGCTGCTGCAACCGCAGTTCTCGCGGGGCGAGGTGGAGAAGGTTTACCTCGCGCGTGTGCATGGGCATCCGGCGGAGGACGAGTTCACCGTGGATGCGGCGATTTCCGATGAGGCGTGTGTTGCTGGTGCTCGGGAGATTGCAGAAGAAGGATTGGAGTCGAAGACTGTCTTTCGTGTGGTTCAACGCGATGAGGATGGGACTGCTCTATTGGAAGTGCGCCCGCTGACTGGCCGGACGAATCAGATCCGCATTCATCTCTGGCACGCGGGGCACCCGATCGTGGGCGATCCGAACTATCTGCAGGATGGGAAGCGAGGCGACACGCAGACGCTGTCCGTGGAGGATCCGGCGATGCAGTTGCACGCGTGGAAGATCGAGTTCCGGCATCCGCTTTCCGGCGCTCTCGCTCACCACTCGGCCACATTGCCGGAGTGGATGGGAGAGGTGGTGCTGGAAAAATAG
- a CDS encoding HAD family hydrolase, giving the protein MNLRAVLFDVYGTLLKSSAGEIHPDPTLRALIEKAHAASPHPFPEVDIREIHAAMHPELSSNGIEQLAMEHEQAANPVTAMPGAVETLRELSSRGLKLGLISNAQFYTIPVLESCLGDSLANLGIDPDLRFFSYLERRAKPDVHLFEIARVRLLERGIQPHEVLYVGNDVRNDIDPANSCGFLTALFTGDDTSLRLHGRSLEESGASLILPRLPDLLLQSIPLF; this is encoded by the coding sequence GTGAATCTTCGAGCCGTCCTCTTCGACGTCTACGGCACCTTGCTGAAATCGTCAGCCGGTGAAATACATCCCGATCCCACGCTGCGAGCTCTGATCGAAAAGGCTCACGCTGCCTCGCCGCATCCGTTTCCGGAAGTCGACATCCGCGAGATCCACGCGGCCATGCATCCCGAGCTTTCCTCCAACGGAATTGAGCAGCTCGCGATGGAGCATGAACAAGCCGCCAATCCCGTGACCGCCATGCCCGGAGCAGTTGAGACGCTCCGTGAACTCTCTTCTCGCGGACTAAAACTCGGCCTTATCTCCAACGCCCAGTTCTACACCATACCCGTCTTGGAATCCTGCCTCGGCGACTCCCTGGCAAACTTGGGCATTGATCCCGACCTCCGCTTCTTCTCCTACCTCGAACGACGCGCGAAGCCGGATGTGCACCTCTTCGAGATCGCCCGTGTCCGACTGTTAGAGCGAGGCATCCAGCCCCACGAAGTGCTCTACGTCGGCAACGATGTCCGCAACGACATCGACCCAGCCAACTCCTGCGGCTTCCTGACCGCACTATTCACTGGAGACGATACCTCCCTGCGACTCCACGGCCGATCGTTGGAAGAAAGTGGGGCGAGTTTGATTCTCCCGCGCCTCCCAGATCTTCTCTTGCAATCAATCCCCCTCTTCTAG
- a CDS encoding FtsK/SpoIIIE domain-containing protein, with amino-acid sequence MPTVTDPLHPERVRELLLRLQAAISSISGREAALTRAHAASVLVARRHATARREAGEVDRAARQKRLMAHSDSEQEAVVIKYEARRSWMNRAAQSAHAGLAKRVRNEKDRHVGLRQAQTMRSKEEAKELWERARQDHREFAQGISADLEETAATARGAVKVLRGFQPWFSLMLRKGKFVKGDEADTSKDRETLQGESQRRLAEAGRQLDSLKRNPLAALFRFVPLTALLVVIGGVFGYLIYSAPDRAAAWAAQKPKLLMALLIPCALHFLSTLLLFPAVRRMAITLQSSRNLGAGAAAVSESKVTALGESLKREVAQQSAGLSETLRGSEEIGQDLMQQGRRKIEAQVARLPAKAEALHRRNLSHVADRMHQAVSNFEAQSKAEDAARDAEYAAAVGAADVTREEGLNQLLGEWEEQVKPAYAELSVLAEQADSRFPEWSESWVGTWTPPESSERVVPFGKLVVSLKELAGGMPESDRFTLDGPAEFEVPLALGFPDRGSVLLEGDASAAASAINEIVLRVLTTHPAGRAMFTLIDPVGLGKDFAGLMHLGDYEETLIHGRIWTQTTQIEERLAEVNEHIEKVIQMYLRNEYATLDEYNEHAGTVAEKHRFVVISGFPAGFSEVASKRLLSIATSGARCGVYLLMHRDPRQQVEPALADALEKACLRLVPQGDAFAVASLPAGGNHAVLAPPPKGELETTLVHRLGQASIDSNRVEVPFSHISPPESEWWKNSTGDELRVPIGRSGAKKFQMLALGKGTRQHALIAGKTGSGKSTLFHVMITNLALQCSPDEVEFYLVDFKKGVEFKCYGSKRLPHAKVVAIESDREFGLSVLHRVDEELRRRGELFRKAGAQDVAGYRKATGLPLPRTLLMIDEFQEIFTEDDAVAQSASLLLDRIVRQGRAFGIHVILGSQTLGGAYTLARATIGQMVVRIALQCNEADAYLIMDDDNPAPRLLTRPGEGIYNDNAGALAANSPFQTVWLSEDERNRLLDRVTEMAAEQGRKPAAPVVFEGNAPADLEANVELAGLLHERPQARPAEVKAWLGEPNAIKGPTEAVFGRRSGSHLLVVGQSDERVGTLLEVATLSLAAGLPADGARFVILDGSGASKRLVSTLPHEVKVVGPAGVTDAFGELAAELAKRNAGEAEGPEIFVVVHGLQRFKKLRQEDDYLFSMDDGPSGPNPAKVLADLASEGGAAGIHLLAGVDTWNNVGRWLPRKVMAEFEMRVLFQMSANDSANLIDSPAAGNLGLHRALLYNEAHGTTETFRPYAEPEGDWWEKAAEQMKAGAVGAAK; translated from the coding sequence ATGCCGACTGTGACTGACCCCCTGCATCCCGAGCGCGTCCGCGAGCTATTGCTGCGGCTGCAAGCTGCCATTTCGTCCATTTCCGGACGCGAGGCGGCGCTCACCCGCGCCCATGCTGCGAGCGTGCTGGTCGCACGGCGCCATGCGACCGCGCGGCGCGAAGCCGGCGAGGTGGATCGGGCGGCGCGGCAAAAGAGACTGATGGCGCACTCGGATTCCGAGCAGGAGGCCGTGGTGATCAAGTACGAGGCGCGTCGTAGCTGGATGAACCGCGCCGCGCAGTCCGCTCATGCGGGCCTGGCCAAGCGGGTGCGCAATGAGAAGGACCGCCACGTGGGCCTGCGCCAGGCGCAGACCATGCGCAGCAAGGAGGAGGCGAAGGAGCTGTGGGAGCGAGCCCGCCAGGATCACCGCGAGTTTGCCCAGGGGATCTCGGCGGATCTTGAGGAAACCGCCGCGACCGCCCGTGGTGCGGTGAAGGTGCTGCGCGGTTTCCAACCGTGGTTCAGCCTGATGCTGCGCAAGGGCAAGTTCGTCAAAGGCGATGAAGCTGACACTTCCAAGGACCGTGAAACGCTTCAGGGTGAAAGCCAGCGGCGACTCGCGGAGGCAGGCAGACAGCTCGACTCGCTGAAGAGAAATCCGCTCGCGGCCTTGTTCCGCTTTGTGCCGTTGACCGCGCTGCTGGTGGTGATTGGAGGCGTCTTCGGCTACTTGATTTACAGCGCGCCTGATCGAGCCGCGGCATGGGCCGCGCAGAAGCCGAAGCTGCTGATGGCCCTGCTCATTCCGTGCGCGCTCCATTTCCTTTCCACGCTGCTGCTGTTCCCGGCGGTGCGCCGGATGGCGATCACCCTGCAGTCATCCCGGAACCTGGGTGCGGGAGCGGCTGCGGTGTCGGAGTCGAAGGTCACCGCGCTCGGGGAAAGCCTGAAACGGGAGGTGGCCCAGCAAAGTGCAGGACTGAGCGAAACGCTGCGTGGCAGCGAAGAGATCGGGCAGGATCTGATGCAGCAGGGACGGCGCAAGATCGAGGCGCAGGTAGCCCGCTTGCCCGCGAAGGCCGAGGCGCTTCACCGGCGGAATCTTTCCCACGTGGCCGACCGGATGCATCAGGCGGTCTCGAACTTCGAGGCCCAGTCCAAGGCGGAGGATGCTGCCCGTGACGCGGAGTATGCCGCGGCTGTCGGGGCAGCTGATGTGACACGGGAGGAAGGTTTGAACCAGTTGCTCGGCGAGTGGGAGGAGCAGGTGAAGCCGGCTTATGCCGAGTTGTCGGTGCTGGCGGAGCAGGCTGACAGCCGCTTCCCGGAGTGGAGTGAGTCGTGGGTCGGCACGTGGACGCCGCCGGAAAGTTCCGAGCGGGTGGTGCCTTTCGGCAAGCTCGTGGTTTCGCTCAAGGAGCTGGCGGGCGGCATGCCGGAAAGCGATCGCTTTACCCTGGATGGTCCCGCTGAGTTCGAGGTGCCGCTGGCGCTCGGCTTCCCGGATCGGGGTTCGGTTTTGTTAGAAGGGGATGCGTCTGCCGCAGCCTCGGCGATCAATGAGATCGTCCTGCGGGTGCTGACCACCCATCCGGCAGGGCGGGCGATGTTCACGTTGATCGATCCGGTGGGACTCGGGAAGGACTTCGCCGGGCTGATGCACCTCGGCGACTACGAGGAGACGCTCATCCACGGCCGGATCTGGACGCAGACGACGCAGATCGAGGAACGGCTGGCGGAGGTCAACGAGCACATCGAGAAGGTGATCCAGATGTATCTTCGCAACGAGTATGCGACGCTCGACGAATACAACGAGCACGCCGGCACGGTGGCGGAGAAGCATCGCTTCGTGGTGATTTCGGGTTTCCCTGCGGGATTCAGCGAGGTGGCTTCGAAGCGGCTGCTGAGCATCGCGACCAGCGGCGCGCGCTGCGGCGTCTATCTGCTGATGCACCGCGACCCGCGACAACAGGTCGAGCCCGCTCTGGCTGATGCGCTGGAGAAGGCTTGCCTGCGGCTGGTGCCGCAGGGAGATGCCTTTGCCGTCGCGAGCTTGCCGGCCGGAGGAAATCACGCGGTGCTTGCCCCGCCGCCGAAGGGCGAGCTGGAGACGACGCTCGTGCACCGGCTCGGTCAGGCGAGCATCGACTCGAATCGCGTGGAGGTTCCGTTCTCGCACATCTCGCCGCCGGAGAGCGAATGGTGGAAAAACAGCACCGGTGACGAACTGCGTGTGCCGATTGGCCGCAGCGGGGCGAAGAAGTTCCAGATGCTGGCGCTCGGCAAGGGTACCCGCCAGCACGCGCTGATCGCGGGCAAGACGGGTTCCGGCAAATCGACGCTGTTCCACGTGATGATCACCAACCTCGCGCTGCAATGCAGCCCGGACGAGGTGGAGTTCTACCTGGTGGACTTCAAGAAGGGCGTCGAATTCAAGTGCTACGGCTCCAAGCGCCTGCCGCATGCCAAGGTGGTGGCGATCGAGAGCGATCGCGAGTTCGGCCTCAGCGTGCTGCATCGCGTGGATGAGGAGCTGCGCCGTCGCGGTGAACTGTTCCGCAAGGCCGGTGCGCAGGACGTGGCAGGCTATCGCAAGGCGACCGGTCTGCCCTTGCCGCGGACCTTGCTGATGATCGATGAGTTCCAGGAGATCTTCACCGAAGACGATGCCGTCGCGCAGTCGGCGTCCCTCTTGTTAGACCGGATCGTTCGCCAGGGCCGTGCCTTCGGCATCCATGTGATCCTCGGCTCGCAGACGCTTGGCGGTGCCTACACGCTGGCGCGTGCGACGATCGGGCAGATGGTCGTGCGCATCGCGCTGCAGTGCAATGAGGCCGACGCGTATCTGATCATGGACGACGACAATCCCGCGCCGCGCCTGCTGACGAGGCCGGGCGAAGGGATCTACAACGACAATGCCGGTGCGCTGGCGGCGAACAGTCCTTTCCAAACCGTGTGGCTTTCGGAGGACGAGCGGAACCGCTTGCTCGACCGTGTGACGGAGATGGCCGCGGAGCAGGGAAGAAAGCCGGCCGCGCCGGTGGTGTTCGAGGGCAATGCTCCGGCGGACCTGGAAGCGAATGTCGAGTTGGCCGGGCTGTTGCATGAGCGTCCGCAAGCGCGGCCCGCCGAGGTCAAGGCGTGGCTGGGTGAGCCGAATGCGATCAAGGGCCCCACAGAGGCCGTCTTCGGTCGTCGCAGCGGCAGCCATTTGCTGGTGGTCGGCCAGTCGGACGAGCGGGTGGGAACGCTGTTGGAAGTGGCAACGCTTTCGCTGGCGGCCGGGCTGCCGGCAGATGGAGCGCGCTTCGTGATTCTCGATGGGAGCGGTGCTTCGAAGCGGCTGGTCTCGACTTTGCCGCATGAGGTGAAGGTCGTCGGCCCGGCGGGCGTGACGGATGCCTTTGGCGAACTGGCCGCGGAACTCGCGAAGCGGAATGCGGGTGAGGCTGAAGGGCCGGAGATCTTCGTGGTCGTTCATGGCCTGCAACGGTTCAAGAAGCTGCGGCAGGAGGATGATTATTTGTTCTCGATGGACGATGGTCCCTCGGGTCCGAACCCGGCGAAGGTGCTGGCGGATCTCGCCAGCGAAGGTGGTGCCGCAGGAATCCATCTCCTCGCGGGCGTCGATACCTGGAACAACGTCGGCCGCTGGTTGCCGCGCAAGGTGATGGCGGAGTTCGAGATGCGCGTGCTGTTCCAGATGAGCGCGAACGATTCCGCGAACCTGATCGACTCGCCTGCGGCGGGGAACCTCGGGCTGCATCGTGCGCTGCTCTATAATGAAGCGCATGGCACCACCGAGACCTTCCGGCCTTATGCCGAACCCGAAGGGGATTGGTGGGAGAAGGCAGCTGAACAGATGAAGGCGGGCGCGGTGGGAGCGGCGAAGTGA
- a CDS encoding glucosyl-3-phosphoglycerate synthase, whose product MARTFHHRDFADLPALVAAKEAAGLRVSLCIPTLNEEGTIARVVSVLKAALFDQHRLLDELVVIDSGSTDRTRALAEEAGAEVILASDILPFQGQRTGKGENLWKAVYQLTGDIICFVDGDIGNIHPRFVYGTVGPLIRHAELGYVKGFYERPLLAAEGVDPRGGGRVTEILVRPLLQRFCPDLAGLHQPLAGEYAARRELLEQFAMPTGYGVEIAHLLDCHRLHGAAAIGQTDLDERIHRNRSLAQLGRMSGEILDSFFARHPQPVAAPGERPPMISLPEYRERFPAAAERARKSA is encoded by the coding sequence ATGGCCCGAACCTTCCACCACCGCGACTTCGCCGACCTGCCCGCCCTCGTCGCAGCGAAGGAGGCCGCTGGCCTGCGAGTCTCGCTGTGCATCCCCACGCTCAATGAGGAAGGCACCATCGCCCGCGTGGTCTCGGTGTTGAAGGCCGCGCTCTTCGACCAACATCGCCTGCTCGATGAACTCGTCGTCATCGACTCCGGCTCGACCGACCGCACCCGCGCGTTGGCGGAAGAAGCCGGAGCGGAAGTAATCCTCGCATCGGACATCCTTCCCTTCCAAGGCCAGCGCACCGGCAAGGGCGAGAACCTCTGGAAAGCCGTCTATCAGCTCACCGGCGACATCATCTGCTTCGTCGATGGCGATATCGGAAACATCCATCCGCGCTTCGTCTATGGCACCGTCGGCCCGCTGATCCGGCATGCCGAACTTGGCTACGTGAAGGGCTTCTACGAGCGCCCGCTCCTCGCCGCGGAAGGTGTCGATCCCCGCGGCGGCGGACGCGTCACGGAAATCCTCGTCCGCCCCTTGCTCCAGCGCTTTTGCCCGGATCTCGCCGGGCTTCACCAGCCACTGGCCGGCGAGTATGCCGCCCGGCGCGAGCTGCTGGAGCAGTTCGCCATGCCCACCGGCTACGGGGTGGAAATCGCCCATTTGTTAGACTGCCACCGGCTCCACGGCGCCGCCGCCATCGGCCAGACCGACCTCGATGAACGCATCCACCGGAACCGCTCGCTGGCCCAGCTCGGCCGGATGTCCGGGGAGATCCTCGATTCCTTTTTCGCCCGCCATCCCCAGCCGGTGGCCGCCCCGGGCGAGCGCCCGCCGATGATTTCTCTGCCGGAATATCGCGAACGCTTCCCTGCGGCGGCGGAGCGCGCTAGGAAGTCCGCGTGA
- a CDS encoding GNAT family N-acetyltransferase, giving the protein MTPPEIRELVAEDIPAALRLLAILNASTPPEVLEQRFKAILAEHPHYHAFGAFIDGKLAGLASAWIATKVWCGRYLELDNIVVDPELRSSGVGSFLIQRLEALAREKDCNLAVLDSYTSNHPSHRLYHRLGFEIWGFHFVKPLGPLDR; this is encoded by the coding sequence GTGACCCCGCCGGAGATCCGCGAACTCGTCGCCGAGGACATTCCCGCCGCCCTCCGCTTGCTGGCGATTCTGAACGCCAGCACCCCGCCGGAAGTGCTGGAACAGCGCTTCAAGGCCATCCTCGCCGAGCACCCGCACTACCACGCCTTCGGCGCCTTTATCGACGGCAAGCTGGCAGGCCTCGCCAGCGCCTGGATCGCCACCAAGGTCTGGTGCGGCCGTTACCTCGAACTCGATAACATCGTGGTCGATCCCGAACTCCGTTCATCCGGAGTGGGTAGCTTCCTCATCCAACGACTCGAAGCGCTTGCCCGCGAGAAAGACTGCAATCTCGCCGTGCTCGACAGCTACACGTCGAATCACCCCTCCCACCGGCTTTATCATCGCCTCGGCTTCGAAATCTGGGGCTTCCACTTCGTCAAACCCCTCGGCCCGCTCGACCGATGA
- a CDS encoding WXG100 family type VII secretion target, with translation MSQAIIDPEEVRRFATELKRFNNEVKERTASLMSRFAALGDSWQDQEHEKFSAEFLQMMKTMKRFIELSDQHGPYLLRKADRIQQYLDQR, from the coding sequence ATGTCCCAAGCGATCATCGATCCCGAGGAAGTCCGCCGTTTCGCCACGGAATTGAAGCGTTTCAATAACGAGGTGAAGGAGCGAACCGCCTCGCTGATGTCCCGCTTCGCCGCGCTGGGCGACAGCTGGCAGGACCAGGAACACGAGAAGTTTTCCGCCGAGTTTCTCCAGATGATGAAGACGATGAAGCGCTTCATCGAGCTCTCCGACCAGCACGGCCCCTATCTCCTTCGCAAGGCGGACCGCATTCAGCAGTACCTCGACCAGCGCTAA
- a CDS encoding RNA polymerase sigma factor — protein sequence MSAMPSPEIPKLAEHLFRQEAGKMVSALTGIFGVHRLQLAEDVVQESLIRALQTWPYYGVPANPAAWLMQTAKNRALDLLRREKFFNDKQDEIAASLERLPEEGPQFDDEIRDHRLRLIFTCCHPQIPHDDRTLLALKTLCGFGIPEIASAFLASEAAVAKRLTRAKQKIQDLQIPYEIPAGNDLAERLDAVLQVIYLLFNEGYKASSGDALVRADLCEEAIRLAGHLAEHPRTDSPRVHALTALMLLNASRLPARESPEGELLTLERQDRGKWDREKVVRGMMHLAQATKGDTLSEYHLQAGIAACHATAPNDASTDWPRILLHYDHWVAMSRSPLVALNRAVAVSKVHGPEAALEAIAGIPDRRLLESYHLYHSVLGDLAQRLGRDHEAADHFRQAIRQTSVEAERVFLTEKLNGCVREGEPAAG from the coding sequence ATGAGCGCGATGCCGTCACCGGAGATTCCGAAGCTGGCGGAGCACTTGTTCCGCCAGGAGGCGGGCAAGATGGTTTCCGCGCTCACCGGGATCTTCGGCGTGCATCGGCTGCAGCTGGCCGAGGACGTGGTTCAGGAATCGCTGATCCGCGCCTTGCAGACGTGGCCCTACTACGGAGTGCCGGCGAATCCCGCGGCGTGGCTGATGCAGACGGCGAAGAACCGCGCGCTGGACCTGCTGCGGCGGGAGAAGTTCTTCAACGACAAGCAGGACGAGATAGCGGCCTCGCTCGAACGCCTTCCCGAGGAAGGGCCGCAATTTGACGATGAGATTCGCGATCACCGGTTACGGTTGATTTTCACCTGTTGCCACCCGCAGATCCCGCATGATGACCGGACGTTGCTGGCGCTGAAAACACTGTGCGGCTTCGGCATCCCGGAAATCGCCAGTGCATTCCTGGCTAGCGAGGCCGCGGTGGCGAAGCGCCTGACGCGCGCGAAGCAGAAGATCCAGGATTTGCAGATCCCTTATGAAATCCCGGCGGGGAATGACCTTGCCGAGCGGCTGGATGCAGTGCTGCAGGTGATCTATTTGCTCTTCAACGAAGGCTACAAGGCGTCCAGTGGGGACGCCCTAGTGCGGGCGGACTTGTGTGAGGAGGCGATCCGTCTTGCCGGGCACCTTGCCGAACATCCGCGCACGGATTCGCCGCGGGTTCACGCATTGACGGCGTTGATGCTGTTGAATGCTTCCCGGTTGCCTGCGCGCGAGAGCCCCGAAGGAGAATTGCTCACGCTGGAGCGGCAGGATCGCGGCAAGTGGGACCGGGAGAAGGTGGTTCGCGGGATGATGCATCTGGCGCAGGCGACCAAGGGCGACACGCTTTCTGAATACCATTTGCAGGCGGGGATCGCTGCTTGTCATGCGACCGCGCCGAATGATGCGTCAACGGATTGGCCGCGGATCCTTCTGCATTACGACCATTGGGTGGCGATGAGCCGTTCGCCGCTGGTGGCGCTAAACCGGGCGGTCGCGGTCTCGAAAGTCCACGGGCCGGAAGCGGCGTTGGAGGCGATTGCCGGCATTCCCGACCGGCGCTTGCTGGAGAGCTACCACTTGTATCACTCGGTCCTTGGCGATCTGGCCCAGCGGCTCGGGCGCGATCACGAGGCGGCCGACCATTTCCGGCAGGCGATCCGCCAGACCTCGGTGGAGGCGGAGCGGGTGTTCTTGACGGAAAAACTGAACGGCTGCGTCAGGGAAGGGGAGCCGGCGGCTGGATAA
- the aat gene encoding leucyl/phenylalanyl-tRNA--protein transferase, with product MGQITWRRRVSGFPPAQLIPPQVLLGAYAQGVFPMADAGELTWFSPLMRGIIPLDGSFHVPHGLKRSMKKAPFEVKWNSDFRGTMQGCASRERTWIDATILESYCLLHRLGYAHSVETHDEEGLQGGLYGVALGRAFFGESMFSRKTDASKVALVALVEELRARGFVLLDTQWLTEHLRRFGGQEIPRDEYQRRLKDAIGSLEEGFHPPKLGPGA from the coding sequence ATGGGACAGATTACGTGGCGTCGCCGCGTGTCAGGATTTCCGCCAGCCCAGCTCATTCCGCCGCAAGTGCTCCTAGGCGCCTATGCCCAAGGGGTTTTCCCCATGGCCGACGCGGGCGAGCTGACGTGGTTTTCGCCGCTGATGCGCGGCATTATCCCGCTGGATGGCAGCTTTCACGTCCCTCACGGGCTGAAGCGGTCCATGAAAAAGGCACCCTTCGAGGTGAAATGGAACAGCGACTTCCGCGGGACCATGCAGGGGTGCGCCTCGCGCGAGAGGACGTGGATCGACGCCACGATTCTCGAAAGCTACTGCCTGCTGCACCGGCTGGGCTACGCGCACTCGGTGGAGACGCACGATGAGGAGGGCTTGCAGGGCGGCTTGTATGGGGTGGCCCTCGGCCGGGCTTTTTTCGGAGAGAGCATGTTTTCCCGGAAGACCGACGCCTCGAAGGTGGCGCTGGTGGCGCTGGTGGAGGAGCTCCGGGCGCGCGGCTTCGTGCTGTTGGACACGCAATGGCTGACCGAGCATCTGCGCCGCTTTGGCGGGCAGGAAATCCCGCGGGACGAGTATCAGCGGCGGCTGAAGGACGCGATCGGTTCGCTGGAGGAGGGCTTCCATCCGCCGAAGCTGGGGCCAGGGGCCTGA